Proteins encoded within one genomic window of Hyphomicrobiales bacterium 4NK60-0047b:
- a CDS encoding anti-sigma factor, with the protein MEKETLEEIAGEYVLGTLSHEERRAAAERLKTDANFARLVHEWEERLSPLSETQEPVAAPLGIWHKISNRLEDQPVIERIPEVTNTNNNLDKVTKLVASRNRWRAAFVGAIALAASFIGLQAAGIYLPFLPKPAADGRFIAVLNPSGSTTGFVIKVDVGTKKLEIQRIANKAPTGKDYELWVIEPDKAAKSLNVVGRNAVQQVSYSNFDKANSGNQSLTFAITLEPEGGSPTGKATGPIVFSGQLITQ; encoded by the coding sequence ATGGAAAAAGAAACACTTGAAGAAATCGCTGGTGAATATGTTTTGGGAACGCTTTCTCATGAGGAACGGCGGGCTGCAGCTGAGCGTTTAAAAACAGACGCAAACTTTGCGCGCCTTGTTCATGAATGGGAAGAGCGCTTAAGCCCCCTATCTGAGACACAAGAGCCAGTTGCCGCTCCTTTAGGAATTTGGCACAAAATTTCTAACCGGCTTGAGGACCAGCCTGTTATTGAGCGCATTCCAGAAGTTACAAATACTAACAACAACTTAGATAAGGTGACTAAACTCGTCGCCAGTCGTAATCGCTGGCGAGCAGCTTTCGTTGGAGCTATAGCACTAGCTGCGAGCTTTATAGGTTTGCAAGCTGCCGGAATTTACTTACCATTTTTGCCAAAGCCAGCCGCTGATGGGCGTTTTATTGCCGTTCTTAATCCATCTGGCTCCACAACTGGGTTTGTTATCAAGGTTGATGTCGGCACAAAAAAACTTGAAATCCAACGCATTGCAAACAAAGCACCAACAGGTAAAGACTATGAACTTTGGGTGATTGAACCTGACAAGGCTGCAAAATCTTTAAATGTTGTTGGAAGAAATGCTGTGCAGCAAGTTAGTTACTCAAATTTTGATAAAGCTAACAGTGGTAATCAATCTCTCACATTTGCAATCACTCTAGAACCGGAAGGTGGATCTCCTACAGGCAAGGCAACTGGACCTATTGTTTTTTCTGGTCAATTGATCACACAATAA
- a CDS encoding sigma-70 family RNA polymerase sigma factor, which translates to MTQTMTDLMSSSSSNDPLLRLLQETASGDRDAFRLLYDSSSAKLFGVILRIVKRQDLAEEILQEVYLIIWNKANSYNPSLGRPLSWMMTIARNKALDTLRGLEAKSQTLEYSESDDMPLQSALQAITPETLDTTDRMSLQNCLNEATEQARESVLLAYIHGFSRSELAARYSVPTNTIKTWLRRALIDLKNCLER; encoded by the coding sequence TTGACCCAAACTATGACAGATCTAATGAGCTCTTCATCATCAAATGACCCGTTATTAAGGCTGCTCCAAGAGACCGCTTCTGGAGATCGTGATGCCTTTCGTTTGCTTTATGACAGCAGTTCAGCGAAACTTTTTGGGGTTATTTTACGTATTGTAAAAAGACAAGACCTTGCTGAAGAGATCTTGCAGGAGGTTTATTTGATTATATGGAACAAGGCCAATTCATATAATCCATCTCTTGGACGCCCTTTAAGCTGGATGATGACGATTGCTAGAAACAAAGCTCTTGATACTCTGCGCGGATTGGAAGCTAAATCACAAACTCTTGAATATAGTGAAAGTGATGATATGCCACTTCAATCAGCTTTACAGGCCATCACCCCTGAGACGCTCGACACAACCGATCGGATGTCTTTGCAAAACTGTTTGAATGAGGCAACGGAGCAGGCTCGTGAAAGTGTTTTGCTTGCGTATATACACGGGTTTTCTCGCAGCGAATTGGCCGCGCGGTATTCCGTTCCTACGAACACCATTAAGACCTGGTTACGCCGTGCATTAATTGATTTAAAAAACTGTTTAGAGCGATAA
- the rfaH gene encoding transcription/translation regulatory transformer protein RfaH encodes MTSSIIWFLAQLKPNGFDRACVNLERQDFQTFMPIREMLVRRGRSNQKSKQPLFPGYIFVGTERENPKWSSINSTLGVSRLVSFGKNEPAPIPEQLMNGLMERCDEDFSLLPPDNLRIGDQVRAVSGPFADYIATIEDISNETRLGILFDVLGQKKRAVIHVSDIEKIEK; translated from the coding sequence ATGACATCATCAATAATATGGTTTTTAGCTCAGTTAAAACCAAACGGTTTTGACCGTGCTTGTGTCAATCTCGAACGGCAGGACTTTCAAACATTCATGCCTATCCGTGAAATGCTTGTTAGGCGTGGACGATCAAACCAAAAAAGCAAACAACCATTATTTCCAGGTTATATATTTGTCGGAACTGAGCGTGAAAACCCTAAATGGAGCAGTATTAATAGCACGTTGGGAGTATCTCGCTTGGTCAGTTTTGGTAAAAATGAGCCCGCTCCCATACCAGAGCAATTAATGAATGGACTGATGGAGCGATGCGATGAAGATTTTAGTCTGCTTCCTCCGGATAATTTAAGGATTGGCGACCAAGTAAGGGCTGTTTCTGGCCCATTTGCAGACTATATCGCGACGATTGAGGATATATCAAACGAAACCAGATTAGGCATTTTGTTTGATGTTTTGGGGCAAAAAAAACGGGCGGTCATACACGTTTCAGACATTGAGAAAATAGAAAAATAA
- a CDS encoding MarR family EPS-associated transcriptional regulator: protein MTAPKVNTKEDTRFRVLRLLEENPDLTQREIADKLGISLGGVNYCLKALIDKGLVKIQNFQGSEYKLGYAYFLTPKGIYEKSVLAAGFLKRKMDEYEALKEEIESLEKEVKKSR, encoded by the coding sequence ATGACTGCTCCGAAAGTAAATACCAAAGAAGATACCCGGTTTCGAGTTCTCAGATTACTAGAGGAAAACCCGGATCTAACTCAAAGAGAAATTGCCGATAAACTTGGTATAAGTCTTGGTGGTGTGAATTATTGCCTCAAGGCGCTCATCGATAAGGGGTTAGTAAAAATTCAAAACTTCCAGGGCAGTGAGTATAAGCTTGGATACGCTTATTTTCTAACACCAAAAGGTATTTATGAAAAATCAGTTCTAGCTGCAGGGTTTTTGAAGCGGAAGATGGACGAATACGAAGCGCTTAAAGAAGAAATAGAATCACTCGAAAAAGAAGTGAAAAAAAGCAGGTAG
- a CDS encoding mannose-1-phosphate guanylyltransferase/mannose-6-phosphate isomerase, with the protein MITPVILCGGTGTRLWPLSRKSLPKQFAPIVGDKSLYQLTLERCSKLSDEIITVASEDHRFMVLEAMNESGVKGAVILEPMGRNTAAAMALAALNRVEIGTGDDLLLFCPADHFVPDLDAFAETIKQGVSSAQSGAIVTYGIVPTFPSTAYGYIQQGEKRACGGLEVVRFIEKPEAEKAQELLLGGDVSWNAGIFLATANTIVKALKEHAPEILENCEAAMKASKKTESNEHGVLVEPEKNAFAICPSKSIDYAVMETHENKVVIPFHGQWSDVGSWNAVADLTEPGVDGNRIDGQGVAQNSKDTYIHAPHRPVVALGVKDLLIVDTADAVLVAEKGSAEQVRDVVAELEKRGFMQALTHRKVARPWGWYDCVDIGHRFQVKRIGVKPGASLSLQKHHHRAEHWVVVRGTAEVTCGEDVFLLSENQSTYIPVGEIHRLKNPGKIQLEMIEVQSGTYLGEDDIVRLDDTYGRVKHEDGGENK; encoded by the coding sequence ATGATTACACCAGTAATATTGTGCGGTGGGACGGGAACACGCCTTTGGCCACTATCGCGTAAAAGCTTACCAAAACAATTTGCACCCATTGTCGGTGATAAAAGCCTTTATCAACTCACTTTAGAGCGGTGCTCCAAGTTGAGTGATGAGATTATTACTGTGGCGTCTGAGGACCATAGATTTATGGTTCTGGAGGCCATGAATGAAAGTGGTGTTAAGGGCGCCGTGATCTTGGAGCCGATGGGAAGAAATACCGCTGCCGCTATGGCGTTAGCTGCATTAAATCGGGTTGAAATTGGTACTGGTGATGATTTGCTGTTATTTTGCCCGGCTGACCATTTTGTCCCAGATTTAGATGCGTTTGCAGAGACGATTAAGCAGGGTGTTAGTTCTGCCCAATCAGGCGCGATAGTTACTTATGGTATTGTGCCAACATTTCCAAGTACGGCTTATGGATATATTCAGCAAGGTGAAAAGCGTGCTTGCGGTGGGCTTGAGGTTGTCCGTTTTATAGAAAAGCCAGAAGCTGAAAAGGCTCAAGAGCTGTTGCTTGGCGGTGACGTTTCGTGGAATGCCGGTATATTCCTGGCAACAGCGAATACAATAGTTAAGGCTTTAAAGGAGCATGCCCCAGAGATTCTAGAAAATTGTGAAGCGGCGATGAAAGCTTCCAAAAAAACTGAATCAAATGAGCATGGCGTACTGGTCGAGCCAGAGAAAAATGCTTTTGCTATCTGTCCGTCAAAAAGTATTGATTACGCAGTCATGGAAACGCATGAAAATAAAGTCGTGATACCATTCCATGGGCAATGGAGTGATGTCGGAAGTTGGAATGCTGTGGCCGACCTAACAGAGCCAGGTGTGGATGGAAACCGCATAGATGGTCAGGGTGTAGCTCAAAATTCTAAAGACACTTATATACATGCTCCTCACCGCCCAGTGGTTGCTTTGGGTGTCAAAGATCTTTTGATAGTCGATACGGCAGATGCGGTCTTGGTTGCAGAAAAAGGATCCGCAGAGCAAGTCAGAGATGTTGTAGCCGAGCTTGAAAAGCGTGGGTTTATGCAAGCGTTAACCCATAGGAAGGTCGCTCGCCCCTGGGGCTGGTATGATTGTGTTGATATTGGTCATAGGTTTCAAGTGAAGCGAATTGGTGTAAAACCTGGTGCCTCGCTCAGTTTGCAAAAACATCACCACCGAGCTGAGCATTGGGTAGTAGTGCGAGGAACAGCTGAAGTGACGTGTGGTGAAGATGTATTCTTGCTTTCTGAAAATCAATCTACCTATATTCCAGTTGGTGAAATTCATAGATTGAAGAACCCTGGTAAAATTCAATTAGAAATGATCGAGGTTCAATCAGGAACATATCTTGGTGAGGATGATATTGTTCGCCTGGATGATACCTATGGCCGTGTTAAGCATGAAGATGGTGGTGAAAATAAATGA
- a CDS encoding GDP-L-fucose synthase, producing MTIHPKIYVAGHRGMVGSAIVRDLQKSGHLPENLITRTHTELDLTNQLAVKDFFQAEQPDEVYLAAAKVGGIHANNTYPAEFIYENLMIQNNVVDAAFRSGIKKLLFLGSSCIYPKLAKQPMDEEQLLTGKLEETNEPYAIAKIAGIKLCESYNRQYGESHGIDYRSVMPTNLYGPGDNYHPENSHVIPALLRRFHEAKLESQKVVTVWGSGTPFREFLHVDDMASASVYVMNLDKSVYDQHTSPMQAHVNVGSGREVSIGELAKLVADAVGFEGEIVFDASKPDGPPRKLMDSERLNSLGWNPNIDLEKGLSETYKIFLEIEKVS from the coding sequence ATGACTATACACCCTAAAATATATGTAGCTGGACATCGGGGTATGGTGGGTTCGGCGATTGTTCGAGACTTACAAAAAAGTGGACATTTGCCTGAGAATCTCATTACGCGAACTCATACTGAACTCGATTTAACTAATCAGCTAGCAGTTAAAGATTTCTTTCAGGCAGAGCAGCCAGATGAGGTGTATTTAGCTGCGGCAAAAGTGGGCGGCATTCATGCCAATAATACATATCCCGCAGAGTTTATTTATGAAAATTTAATGATCCAAAACAATGTGGTAGATGCTGCATTTCGCTCCGGCATTAAGAAATTATTATTTCTTGGTTCAAGTTGTATTTACCCAAAACTTGCAAAGCAGCCTATGGATGAAGAGCAGTTGTTAACTGGCAAGCTTGAGGAAACGAATGAGCCATATGCGATAGCTAAAATTGCAGGGATAAAACTTTGTGAAAGCTATAACCGCCAATATGGTGAAAGTCATGGCATTGATTATAGAAGTGTAATGCCAACAAATCTTTATGGACCGGGTGATAATTATCACCCGGAAAACAGTCACGTTATACCTGCATTGCTTCGAAGGTTTCATGAAGCAAAATTAGAGAGTCAAAAAGTAGTAACGGTTTGGGGAAGTGGTACCCCTTTTCGGGAATTTCTACATGTTGACGATATGGCGTCTGCAAGCGTTTACGTTATGAACTTGGATAAGTCTGTTTATGACCAGCACACGTCACCGATGCAAGCCCATGTGAATGTTGGTAGCGGTCGAGAAGTCTCTATTGGCGAGTTGGCGAAATTGGTTGCTGATGCGGTTGGTTTCGAAGGTGAGATAGTATTTGATGCGAGCAAACCAGATGGCCCACCTAGAAAATTAATGGACAGCGAACGGTTAAATTCATTGGGGTGGAACCCTAACATTGACCTTGAAAAAGGTTTAAGTGAAACCTACAAAATTTTTTTAGAAATTGAGAAAGTAAGTTAA
- the gmd gene encoding GDP-mannose 4,6-dehydratase: MTESAKVALITGITGQDGSYLAEFLLEKGYIVHGVKRRASLFNTQRVDHIYQDPHIQGRNFKLHYGDLSDTSNLVRIIQETQPDEIYNLGAQSHVAVSFESPEYTADVDAIGTLRILEAIRILGLEKKTRFYQASTSELYGLVQETPQKETTPFYPRSPYAVAKLYAYWIAVNYREAYGIYACNGILFNHESERRGETFVTRKITRALANISQGLEDCLYLGNMDALRDWGHAKDYVRMQWMMLQQEEPEDFVIATGAQYSVRQFVEWTANELGITLKFRGEGVDEVGVVEKVEGEASEMVSVGDVIVKVDPRYFRPTEVETLLGDPTKAKERLGWVPEITAQEMCQEMTSYDLEQAKRTALLKQHGFDVKISLEDG; encoded by the coding sequence ATGACAGAAAGTGCCAAAGTAGCCCTAATCACAGGGATCACAGGTCAGGACGGTTCTTATTTGGCAGAGTTCCTTCTTGAAAAGGGTTATATAGTCCATGGCGTGAAACGAAGAGCTTCACTCTTCAATACCCAAAGGGTTGATCACATTTATCAAGATCCCCACATTCAGGGAAGAAATTTTAAATTACATTATGGTGATTTATCGGATACCAGTAATTTGGTGCGTATTATACAAGAAACGCAACCCGATGAGATTTACAATCTAGGTGCGCAAAGTCATGTTGCTGTTAGTTTTGAAAGTCCTGAATACACTGCTGATGTAGACGCTATTGGAACATTGCGAATTTTAGAAGCAATACGAATATTAGGCCTTGAAAAGAAAACTCGTTTCTATCAGGCCTCAACCAGTGAACTCTATGGTCTTGTTCAAGAAACTCCTCAGAAGGAAACAACACCATTTTACCCAAGAAGCCCATATGCGGTGGCAAAGCTATATGCTTACTGGATTGCAGTAAACTATCGAGAGGCTTATGGCATCTATGCGTGTAATGGAATTCTATTTAACCACGAAAGTGAACGACGTGGTGAAACCTTTGTTACCCGAAAGATTACAAGAGCCCTGGCCAACATTTCGCAAGGTCTGGAAGATTGTTTGTACCTAGGTAATATGGATGCATTGCGAGATTGGGGACACGCAAAAGATTACGTCCGTATGCAGTGGATGATGTTGCAGCAAGAAGAGCCTGAAGATTTTGTAATCGCAACAGGTGCGCAATATAGTGTACGCCAGTTCGTTGAATGGACAGCTAATGAACTAGGTATCACCTTAAAATTTAGAGGTGAAGGTGTTGATGAAGTCGGAGTTGTCGAAAAAGTTGAGGGTGAAGCCAGTGAAATGGTATCAGTTGGTGATGTCATCGTTAAGGTTGACCCAAGGTATTTTCGTCCAACGGAAGTTGAAACTTTGTTGGGTGATCCAACCAAAGCCAAAGAAAGACTAGGCTGGGTTCCTGAAATTACCGCACAAGAAATGTGTCAGGAAATGACAAGTTATGACCTTGAGCAAGCCAAACGCACAGCCTTGTTAAAGCAACATGGATTTGATGTGAAAATTAGCTTGGAAGATGGTTAA